A window from Zingiber officinale cultivar Zhangliang unplaced genomic scaffold, Zo_v1.1 ctg30, whole genome shotgun sequence encodes these proteins:
- the LOC122037377 gene encoding universal stress protein PHOS34-like isoform X1, which yields MATTKVDGGAVALGKPVIAVAVDDSERSFHALRWTLLRFFSSSGAAGSTLPFKLVVVHARPTPTSIISPSATGAPDMLSVVKADLTKISSKVIDKAKETCLAHSVRDVECEVHEGDPRIVLCQAVEKHHAEILVVGSHGYGAIKRAVLGSVSDYCAHHADCNVMIVKKPKHKN from the exons ATGGCTACTACGAAGGTCGATGGAGGAGCGGTGGCATTGGGTAAGCCGGTGATTGCGGTGGCGGTCGATGACAGCGAGCGCAGCTTCCACGCGCTCCGGTGGACGCTCCTCCGTTTCTTCTCCTCGTCTGGCGCCGCCGGCTCCACCTTGCCCTTCAAGCTAGTGGTCGTCCACGCCAGGCCCACGCCGACCTCCATCATCAGCCCCTCCGCAACCG GAGCGCCGGACATGCTGTCAGTCGTGAAGGCCGATCTGACCAAGATCTCGTCGAAGGTTATCGATAAAGCCAAGGAGACGTGCCTTGCCCATTCG GTCCGGGATGTTGAGTGTGAAGTGCACGAGGGAGATCCCAGAATCGTTCTATGCCAAGCAGTGGAGAAGCATCATGCGGAAATATTGGTGGTGGGAAGCCATGGATATGGAGCAATCAAAAG GGCTGTTCTAGGTAGTGTCAGCGATTACTGTGCTCACCATGCGGATTGCAATGTGATGATAGTGAAAAAGCCCAAGCACAAGAACTAA
- the LOC122037377 gene encoding uncharacterized protein LOC122037377 isoform X2 — protein sequence MATTKVDGGAVALGKPVIAVAVDDSERSFHALRWTLLRFFSSSGAAGSTLPFKLVVVHARPTPTSIISPSATGAPDMLSVVKADLTKISSKVIDKAKETCLAHSVRDVECEVHEGDPRIVLCQAVEKHHAEILVVGSHGYGAIKSCPEICPS from the exons ATGGCTACTACGAAGGTCGATGGAGGAGCGGTGGCATTGGGTAAGCCGGTGATTGCGGTGGCGGTCGATGACAGCGAGCGCAGCTTCCACGCGCTCCGGTGGACGCTCCTCCGTTTCTTCTCCTCGTCTGGCGCCGCCGGCTCCACCTTGCCCTTCAAGCTAGTGGTCGTCCACGCCAGGCCCACGCCGACCTCCATCATCAGCCCCTCCGCAACCG GAGCGCCGGACATGCTGTCAGTCGTGAAGGCCGATCTGACCAAGATCTCGTCGAAGGTTATCGATAAAGCCAAGGAGACGTGCCTTGCCCATTCG GTCCGGGATGTTGAGTGTGAAGTGCACGAGGGAGATCCCAGAATCGTTCTATGCCAAGCAGTGGAGAAGCATCATGCGGAAATATTGGTGGTGGGAAGCCATGGATATGGAGCAATCAAAAG
- the LOC122037363 gene encoding uncharacterized protein LOC122037363 produces the protein MELFHNMGYIFGRRVLTSSSGDPKANSTIGTRRTSGYCSSGRLVCALFAKENCHRHEGIELGGEDALFCTLCDTEVYVNLVNIAEAVTNVLMGLITIASGITIEWGGKIIIASLLSWLLVSFGLQLNVD, from the exons ATGGAACTTTTTCATAACATGGGTTATATCTTTGGGAGGCGAGTTCTGACCTCTTCTTCAGGAGATCCCAAAGCAAATTCTACAATAGGGACACGAAGGACTTCTGGTTACTGCAGTTCTGGTAGGCTTGTATGTGCATTATTTGCTAAGGAAAATTGTCACAGGCATGAAGGAATTGAACTTGGTGGAGAAGATGCTTTGTTCTGCACCTTGTGCGACACTGAG GTATATGTAAATTTAGTAAACATTGCAGAAGCTGTGACAAATGTGTTGATGGGTTTGATCACCATTGCCag TGGCATAACAATTGAGTGGGGAGGAAAAATTATAATAGCTTCATTGCTCTCATGGCTACTAGTCTCATTTGG CTTGCAATTGAATGTGGACTAG
- the LOC122037365 gene encoding uncharacterized protein LOC122037365, whose translation MASTKVDGGAAAVGKPVIVVAVDDSEYSFHALRWTLLRFFSSAAAGSTLPFKLVVVHARPAPTSIISLSATGAPDMLSVVKADLTKISLQVIAKAKEMCLAHSVRDVECEVLEGDARIVLCQAVEKHHAEILVMGSHGYGAIKRAVLGSVSDYCAHHADCNVMIVKMPKQDCLPMGKQFGMSTLPYVFSPQPLVMPLNESRRASVDASVCNKEPVTPSSILGTQWPSHSSHIEHEYEPVRDDSKRTVWSSDEDVILAKSWATISTDAVIDNDQKDQAFWKRITNYYNKHRPAGTVPRIWKRLKSHYYKFMPMVNEFSVIYNNFSTDRQSSWSNENVLENALNMWKAKNNNKDFKYMHVWRVLREYEKYAPQPVSHHSSKKARTSESRGHTSTSNLDMCVDVDDCEVCIRPIEQKAAKKKGKSKVRESDKMEQSINTNWQDIKGYQMQKLVLQEAEVLHKDYEILMKDTSEMTPGQLRLHEKIVEKINQRYDLARCRCV comes from the exons ATGGCTTCTACGAAGGTCGATGGAGGAGCGGCGGCAGTGGGTAAGCCGGTGATTGTGGTGGCGGTCGACGACAGCGAGTACAGCTTCCACGCGCTCCGGTGGACGCTCCTCCGTTTCTTCTCCTCGGCTGCCGCTGGCTCCACATTGCCCTTCAAGCTAGTGGTCGTCCACGCCAGGCCCGCGCCGACCTCCATCATCAGCCTCTCTGCAACCG GAGCGCCGGACATGCTGTCAGTCGTGAAGGCCGATCTGACCAAGATCTCGTTGCAGGTGATCGCTAAAGCCAAGGAGATGTGCCTTGCCCATTCG GTCCGGGATGTTGAGTGTGAAGTGCTCGAGGGAGATGCCAGAATCGTTCTATGCCAAGCAGTGGAGAAGCATCATGCAGAAATATTGGTTATGGGAAGCCATGGATATGGAGCAATCAAAAG GGCTGTTCTAGGTAGCGTCAGCGATTACTGTGCTCACCATGCGGATTGCAATGTGATGATAGTGAAAATGCCCAAGCAAGATTGTTTGCCCATGGGCAAACAATTTGGGATGTCAACTTTGCCGTACGTATTTTCTCCTCAACCATTGGTCATGCCTTTGAATGAATCAAGAAGGGCTAGTGTCGATGCATCTGTATGCAACAAAGAACCCGTAACACCATCATCTATTCTAGGAACTCAGTGGCCATCACACTCATCACACATAGAGCACGAATACGAACCAGTGAGAGATGACTCAAAACGAACagtttggtcttccgatgaagaTGTGATCCTTGCGAAGTCATGGGCCACTATCAGCACCGATGCAGTGATTGATAATGATCAGAAGGATCAAGCTTTTTGGAAACGTATCACTAATTACTACAACAAACATCGGCCTGCTGGAACTGTGCCGAGAATTTGGAAACGACTAAAATCACATTACTATAAGTTCATGCCGATGGTGAATGAATTTTCTGTAATCTACAATAATTTTTCTACTGATCGTCAAAGCAGTTGGAGTAACGAGAATGTGTTAGAGAACGCATTGAATATGTGGAAAGCCAAAAATAATAACAAGGACTTCAAGTATATGCATGTGTGGCGAGTTCTTAGAGAGTATGAGAAATATGCTCCACAACCAGTTAGTCATCATTCTAGCAAGAAGGCAAGGACATCCGAATCAAGGGGGCACACTTCCACATCAAATCTGGATATGTGTGTTGATGTGGACGACTGTGAAGTCTGCATTCGTCCAATAGAGCAAAAGGCGGCAAAGAAGAAGGGCAAATCCAAAGTAAGAGAGAGCGACAAAATGGAACAAAGCATCAACACAAATTGGCAAGATATTAAAGGATATCAAATGCAAAAATTAGTTTTGCAGGAAGCCGAGGTCCTtcataaggattatgaaattcttatgaagGATACTAGTGAGATGACACCCGGACAGCTACGTTTACATGAGAAAATAGTTGAAAAAATTAATCAGAGATATGACTTGGCTCGATGTAGATGTGTTTAA
- the LOC122037364 gene encoding probable protein S-acyltransferase 19 isoform X1: protein MARRHGWQLPAHNFQVIAITVFFLLVVAYYAFFAPFLGKDILEYAFVAVYTPLALAVFILYVRCTRINPADPGVMSKFDDGVEDSPDLQDVEDSSSADPKANSTTRTQRTSGCCGSCRVVCALFAKEDCRRHEEIEPGGEDALFCTLCNAEVCKFSKHCRSCDKCVDGFDHHCRWLNNCVGRKNYNSFIALMATSLIWLAIECGVGITVLVLCFVDKKGMETIIKEKLGNGFSRAPFAVVVAICTAVSLLACVPLGELFFFHMILIKKGITTYEYVVAMRAMSEAPGNEEEPNPVYSPTNSATTGLSIGSSLNLQYKGIWCTPPRVFVDRQDEVISHLEPGMVPSTIDPDAAGFVERANKSKKNVKISAWKLAKLDSNEAMRAAAKARASSSVLRPIDPHRVLDAEYSSSGKASVRSSLSVDCSVTRESRSDAKQSPLRNSSLQSVASREDFETSTQSGSSLGSPIRVYESAAPDIPNFQQPLPSRPAQIAPRIPPSTQLTNPMFQSAPLAARDHKRTCVVWDQDAGRFVSVPASAVSLGVDVHARTSRIPMANRFAETSTFDSRPAPSSQHERLNYSERSIFFGGPLINVPGRDTVRNENTSGNKR from the exons ATGGCGAGGCGCCATGGCTGGCAGCTTCCTGCACATAACTTCCAG GTTATTGCTATAACAGTGTTCTTCCTTCTGGTCGTTGCATACTATGCCTTCTTCGCCCCTTTTCTGGGCAAAGATATCCTTGAATATGCCTTCGTTGCCGTTTACACTCCCCTG GCTTTAGCTGTTTTTATTTTGTATGTGCGATGCACACGAATTAACCCAGCTGATCCTGGAGTTATGTCAAAGTTTGACGATGGAGTAGAGGATAGCCCAGATTTGCAAGATGTAG AGGATTCTTCTTCGGCAGATCCCAAAGCAAATTCTACAACAAGGACACAAAGGACTTCTGGTTGCTGCGGTTCTTGTAGGGTTGTATGTGCATTATTTGCTAAAGAAGATTGTCGCAGGCACGAAGAAATTGAACCTGGTGGAGAAGATGCTTTGTTCTGCACCTTGTGCAATGCTGAG GTATGTAAATTTAGTAAACATTGCAGAAGCTGTGACAAATGTGTCGATGGGTTTGATCACCATTGCCgg TGGCTTAACAATTGTGTGGGGAGGAAAAATTATAATAGCTTCATTGCTCTCATGGCTACTAGTCTCATTTGG CTTGCAATTGAATGTGGGGTAGGCATCACTGTACTTGTCTTGTGCTTTGTTGATAAGAAGGGCATGGAGACCATCATCAAGGAAAAGCTCGGAAACGGGTTCTCACGTGCTCCTTTTGCCGTTGTTGTG GCCATTTGTACTGCAGTTTCATTACTGGCATGTGTACCTCTGGGAGAACTGTTCTTTTTCCATATGATTTTGATAAAGAAG GGAATTACTACCTATGAATATGTCGTTGCAATGAGAGCAATGAGCGAGGCACCAGGAAATGAAGAGGAACCAAATCCTGTTTACTCCCCTACTAATTCAGCAACAACTGGATTAAGCATTGGAAGCTCTCTTAACCTTCAATACAAAGGCATATGGTGCACACCTCCTCGGGTATTTGTCGATCGACAG GATGAGGTTATCTCTCATTTGGAACCTGGCATGGTGCCCTCCACTATTGATCCCGATGCAGCTGGGTTTGTAGAAAGAGCTAACAAGTCGAAGAAAAATGTTAAGATTAGTGCTTGGAAGCTCGCAAAATTGGACTCTAATGAAGCAATGAGAGCTGCAGCCAAAGCCAGGGCATCGTCCTCAGTCCTGCGTCCAATAGATCCTCATCGCGTGCTTGATGCTGAATATAGTTCGAGCGGAAAGGCAAGCGTGCGGAGCAGCTTGAGTGTTGACTGCAGTGTGACCAGAGAATCCAGGAGCGACGCAAAACAATCCCCTCTGAGAAACTCTAGCTTGCAAAGTGTGGCCAGCAGGGAAGATTTTGAGACCAGTACACAAAGTGGCAGCAGCCTAGGCAGTCCAATTCGAGTTTACGAGTCGGCTGCTCCTGACATACCAAATTTTCAACAGCCACTTCCCAGCCGACCAGCTCAGATTGCTCCAAGGATTCCTCCATCTACCCAACTCACGAATCCAATGTTCCAATCTGCTCCTTTGGCTGCTAGGGATCACAAGAGAACATGCGTAGTTTGGGATCAAGATGCCGGCAGGTTTGTCTCAGTGCCTGCATCAGCAGTAAGCCTGGGTGTCGACGTCCATGCTAGAACCTCTAGGATTCCCATGGCAAATCGTTTTGCAGAAACTAGTACTTTCGACAGtaggcctgctccttcttcgcaGCATGAGAGATTGAACTACTCTGAACGATCTATCTTTTTCGGTGGACCTCTTATAAATGTTCCTGGTAGAGACACCGTGAGGAATGAAAACACTTCAGGCAATAAGAGGTAA
- the LOC122037364 gene encoding probable protein S-acyltransferase 19 isoform X3 gives MARRHGWQLPAHNFQVIAITVFFLLVVAYYAFFAPFLGKDILEYAFVAVYTPLALAVFILYVRCTRINPADPGVMSKFDDGVEDSPDLQDVEDSSSADPKANSTTRTQRTSGCCGSCRVVCALFAKEDCRRHEEIEPGGEDALFCTLCNAEVCKFSKHCRSCDKCVDGFDHHCRWLNNCVGRKNYNSFIALMATSLIWLAIECGVGITVLVLCFVDKKGMETIIKEKLGNGFSRAPFAVVVGITTYEYVVAMRAMSEAPGNEEEPNPVYSPTNSATTGLSIGSSLNLQYKGIWCTPPRVFVDRQDEVISHLEPGMVPSTIDPDAAGFVERANKSKKNVKISAWKLAKLDSNEAMRAAAKARASSSVLRPIDPHRVLDAEYSSSGKASVRSSLSVDCSVTRESRSDAKQSPLRNSSLQSVASREDFETSTQSGSSLGSPIRVYESAAPDIPNFQQPLPSRPAQIAPRIPPSTQLTNPMFQSAPLAARDHKRTCVVWDQDAGRFVSVPASAVSLGVDVHARTSRIPMANRFAETSTFDSRPAPSSQHERLNYSERSIFFGGPLINVPGRDTVRNENTSGNKR, from the exons ATGGCGAGGCGCCATGGCTGGCAGCTTCCTGCACATAACTTCCAG GTTATTGCTATAACAGTGTTCTTCCTTCTGGTCGTTGCATACTATGCCTTCTTCGCCCCTTTTCTGGGCAAAGATATCCTTGAATATGCCTTCGTTGCCGTTTACACTCCCCTG GCTTTAGCTGTTTTTATTTTGTATGTGCGATGCACACGAATTAACCCAGCTGATCCTGGAGTTATGTCAAAGTTTGACGATGGAGTAGAGGATAGCCCAGATTTGCAAGATGTAG AGGATTCTTCTTCGGCAGATCCCAAAGCAAATTCTACAACAAGGACACAAAGGACTTCTGGTTGCTGCGGTTCTTGTAGGGTTGTATGTGCATTATTTGCTAAAGAAGATTGTCGCAGGCACGAAGAAATTGAACCTGGTGGAGAAGATGCTTTGTTCTGCACCTTGTGCAATGCTGAG GTATGTAAATTTAGTAAACATTGCAGAAGCTGTGACAAATGTGTCGATGGGTTTGATCACCATTGCCgg TGGCTTAACAATTGTGTGGGGAGGAAAAATTATAATAGCTTCATTGCTCTCATGGCTACTAGTCTCATTTGG CTTGCAATTGAATGTGGGGTAGGCATCACTGTACTTGTCTTGTGCTTTGTTGATAAGAAGGGCATGGAGACCATCATCAAGGAAAAGCTCGGAAACGGGTTCTCACGTGCTCCTTTTGCCGTTGTTGTG GGAATTACTACCTATGAATATGTCGTTGCAATGAGAGCAATGAGCGAGGCACCAGGAAATGAAGAGGAACCAAATCCTGTTTACTCCCCTACTAATTCAGCAACAACTGGATTAAGCATTGGAAGCTCTCTTAACCTTCAATACAAAGGCATATGGTGCACACCTCCTCGGGTATTTGTCGATCGACAG GATGAGGTTATCTCTCATTTGGAACCTGGCATGGTGCCCTCCACTATTGATCCCGATGCAGCTGGGTTTGTAGAAAGAGCTAACAAGTCGAAGAAAAATGTTAAGATTAGTGCTTGGAAGCTCGCAAAATTGGACTCTAATGAAGCAATGAGAGCTGCAGCCAAAGCCAGGGCATCGTCCTCAGTCCTGCGTCCAATAGATCCTCATCGCGTGCTTGATGCTGAATATAGTTCGAGCGGAAAGGCAAGCGTGCGGAGCAGCTTGAGTGTTGACTGCAGTGTGACCAGAGAATCCAGGAGCGACGCAAAACAATCCCCTCTGAGAAACTCTAGCTTGCAAAGTGTGGCCAGCAGGGAAGATTTTGAGACCAGTACACAAAGTGGCAGCAGCCTAGGCAGTCCAATTCGAGTTTACGAGTCGGCTGCTCCTGACATACCAAATTTTCAACAGCCACTTCCCAGCCGACCAGCTCAGATTGCTCCAAGGATTCCTCCATCTACCCAACTCACGAATCCAATGTTCCAATCTGCTCCTTTGGCTGCTAGGGATCACAAGAGAACATGCGTAGTTTGGGATCAAGATGCCGGCAGGTTTGTCTCAGTGCCTGCATCAGCAGTAAGCCTGGGTGTCGACGTCCATGCTAGAACCTCTAGGATTCCCATGGCAAATCGTTTTGCAGAAACTAGTACTTTCGACAGtaggcctgctccttcttcgcaGCATGAGAGATTGAACTACTCTGAACGATCTATCTTTTTCGGTGGACCTCTTATAAATGTTCCTGGTAGAGACACCGTGAGGAATGAAAACACTTCAGGCAATAAGAGGTAA
- the LOC122037364 gene encoding probable protein S-acyltransferase 19 isoform X2 — protein MARRHGWQLPAHNFQVIAITVFFLLVVAYYAFFAPFLGKDILEYAFVAVYTPLALAVFILYVRCTRINPADPGVMSKFDDGVEDSPDLQDVDPKANSTTRTQRTSGCCGSCRVVCALFAKEDCRRHEEIEPGGEDALFCTLCNAEVCKFSKHCRSCDKCVDGFDHHCRWLNNCVGRKNYNSFIALMATSLIWLAIECGVGITVLVLCFVDKKGMETIIKEKLGNGFSRAPFAVVVAICTAVSLLACVPLGELFFFHMILIKKGITTYEYVVAMRAMSEAPGNEEEPNPVYSPTNSATTGLSIGSSLNLQYKGIWCTPPRVFVDRQDEVISHLEPGMVPSTIDPDAAGFVERANKSKKNVKISAWKLAKLDSNEAMRAAAKARASSSVLRPIDPHRVLDAEYSSSGKASVRSSLSVDCSVTRESRSDAKQSPLRNSSLQSVASREDFETSTQSGSSLGSPIRVYESAAPDIPNFQQPLPSRPAQIAPRIPPSTQLTNPMFQSAPLAARDHKRTCVVWDQDAGRFVSVPASAVSLGVDVHARTSRIPMANRFAETSTFDSRPAPSSQHERLNYSERSIFFGGPLINVPGRDTVRNENTSGNKR, from the exons ATGGCGAGGCGCCATGGCTGGCAGCTTCCTGCACATAACTTCCAG GTTATTGCTATAACAGTGTTCTTCCTTCTGGTCGTTGCATACTATGCCTTCTTCGCCCCTTTTCTGGGCAAAGATATCCTTGAATATGCCTTCGTTGCCGTTTACACTCCCCTG GCTTTAGCTGTTTTTATTTTGTATGTGCGATGCACACGAATTAACCCAGCTGATCCTGGAGTTATGTCAAAGTTTGACGATGGAGTAGAGGATAGCCCAGATTTGCAAGATGTAG ATCCCAAAGCAAATTCTACAACAAGGACACAAAGGACTTCTGGTTGCTGCGGTTCTTGTAGGGTTGTATGTGCATTATTTGCTAAAGAAGATTGTCGCAGGCACGAAGAAATTGAACCTGGTGGAGAAGATGCTTTGTTCTGCACCTTGTGCAATGCTGAG GTATGTAAATTTAGTAAACATTGCAGAAGCTGTGACAAATGTGTCGATGGGTTTGATCACCATTGCCgg TGGCTTAACAATTGTGTGGGGAGGAAAAATTATAATAGCTTCATTGCTCTCATGGCTACTAGTCTCATTTGG CTTGCAATTGAATGTGGGGTAGGCATCACTGTACTTGTCTTGTGCTTTGTTGATAAGAAGGGCATGGAGACCATCATCAAGGAAAAGCTCGGAAACGGGTTCTCACGTGCTCCTTTTGCCGTTGTTGTG GCCATTTGTACTGCAGTTTCATTACTGGCATGTGTACCTCTGGGAGAACTGTTCTTTTTCCATATGATTTTGATAAAGAAG GGAATTACTACCTATGAATATGTCGTTGCAATGAGAGCAATGAGCGAGGCACCAGGAAATGAAGAGGAACCAAATCCTGTTTACTCCCCTACTAATTCAGCAACAACTGGATTAAGCATTGGAAGCTCTCTTAACCTTCAATACAAAGGCATATGGTGCACACCTCCTCGGGTATTTGTCGATCGACAG GATGAGGTTATCTCTCATTTGGAACCTGGCATGGTGCCCTCCACTATTGATCCCGATGCAGCTGGGTTTGTAGAAAGAGCTAACAAGTCGAAGAAAAATGTTAAGATTAGTGCTTGGAAGCTCGCAAAATTGGACTCTAATGAAGCAATGAGAGCTGCAGCCAAAGCCAGGGCATCGTCCTCAGTCCTGCGTCCAATAGATCCTCATCGCGTGCTTGATGCTGAATATAGTTCGAGCGGAAAGGCAAGCGTGCGGAGCAGCTTGAGTGTTGACTGCAGTGTGACCAGAGAATCCAGGAGCGACGCAAAACAATCCCCTCTGAGAAACTCTAGCTTGCAAAGTGTGGCCAGCAGGGAAGATTTTGAGACCAGTACACAAAGTGGCAGCAGCCTAGGCAGTCCAATTCGAGTTTACGAGTCGGCTGCTCCTGACATACCAAATTTTCAACAGCCACTTCCCAGCCGACCAGCTCAGATTGCTCCAAGGATTCCTCCATCTACCCAACTCACGAATCCAATGTTCCAATCTGCTCCTTTGGCTGCTAGGGATCACAAGAGAACATGCGTAGTTTGGGATCAAGATGCCGGCAGGTTTGTCTCAGTGCCTGCATCAGCAGTAAGCCTGGGTGTCGACGTCCATGCTAGAACCTCTAGGATTCCCATGGCAAATCGTTTTGCAGAAACTAGTACTTTCGACAGtaggcctgctccttcttcgcaGCATGAGAGATTGAACTACTCTGAACGATCTATCTTTTTCGGTGGACCTCTTATAAATGTTCCTGGTAGAGACACCGTGAGGAATGAAAACACTTCAGGCAATAAGAGGTAA